Proteins from one Podospora pseudocomata strain CBS 415.72m chromosome 4, whole genome shotgun sequence genomic window:
- a CDS encoding hypothetical protein (EggNog:ENOG503P0A2; COG:G; CAZy:CBM50), with product MLSSTSTLVLLGGLFSAVAAGKPASVVKARDGLTPSLPYDPNTTSQCFWWADINSATTCDTIVRDNYITLEELRRWNPSLASTSGCTLQVGRSYCVEAIDDLEPSPGPSSTSTSSTTSVSSAFTSSSSSVVVTTSTSSSSTVAPPVTTTKPGNGITTPTPTQATIVDNCDAFHFVTAGQTCEVVASLYRISQDQFKAWNPSVGASCTGLWANAYACVSIIGHEPSPTTPGNGITTPTPTQATIVNNCDEFYFVASGDTCESVAAKHGITQAQFLSWNPSVGSTCTGLWANAYACVSIIGHTPTKPTTTTSAGNGIATPTPIQPNMVKNCDLFYKVKSGDTCAAIAASKGITVAQFTSWNPYVGSGCTLLWLDYYVCISIVGHTPTPVNPGNGIQTPTPYQDGMTSSCKTFHFVQSGQTCQTITQRYGITQANFVRWNPAVRNDCTGMWANAYVCVAVL from the exons ATGTTGtcctcgacatccacccttgtcctccttggcgGTCTTTTCTCGGCTGTGGCTGCTGGAAAACCTGCCTCCGTGGTAAAGGCTCGCGACGGCCTCACGCCGTCGCTTCCCTATGACCCAAACACGACAAGCCAGTGTTTTTGGTGGGCTGATATCAACTCAGCCACCACCTGCGACACCATTGTCAGGGACAACTACATCACCCTGGAAGAACTGAGGCGCTGG AACCCATCACTTGCTAGCACCTCAGGCTGTACCTTGCAGGTCGGAAGGTCGTACTGCGTTGAGGCCATTGATGACTTGGAGCCTTCGCCAGGACCCTCGtcgacctcaacctcgagcaCAACGAGCGTGTCCTCCGCCTTCActtccagctccagctctgTCGTTGTGACCACCTccacttcctcttcatctaCTGTCGCTCCCCCAGTAACAACCACGAAGCCCGGAAATGGTATCACCACGCCTACCCCCACGCAGGCCACCATTGTTGACAACTGTGACGCTTTCCACTTTGTCACGGCCGGCCAGACCTGCGAGGTGGTTGCTTCGCTCTACCGGATCTCTCAGGATCAGTTCAAAGCGTGGAACCCCAGCGTGGGTGCTTCTTGCACCGGACTGTGGGCTAATGCCTACGCTTGTGTATCCATCATCGGCCATGAGCCGTCGCCCACCACACCCGGcaacggcatcaccacccctaCCCCAACTCAGGCCACCATTGTCAACAACTGCGATGAGTTCTATTTCGTCGCGAGCGGTGACACTTGCGAGAGTGTAGCAGCAAAGCACGGCATCACCCAGGCTCAGTTCCTCAGCTGGAACCCAAGCGTAGGCTCAACCTGCACTGGACTCTGGGCCAATGCTTACGCCTGCgtctccatcatcggccaCACCCCTACCAagcctaccaccaccactagcGCTGGCAATGGCATCGCCACCCCTACCCCTATCCAACCCAACATGGTCAAGAACTGCGATCTTTTCTACAAGGTCAAGTCGGGAGACACCTGTGCCGCTATCGCCGCGTCAAAGGGAATCACCGTGGCCCAGTTTACCTCTTGGAATCCCTATGTTGGGTCTGGCTGCACTCTCTTGTGGTTGGATTATTATGTTTGCATCTCCATTGTTGGACACACCCCCACGCCTGTCAACCCGGGCAATGGTATTCAGACGCCTACCCCGTATCAGGATGGAATGACTAGCTCGTGCAAGACCTTCCACTTTGTCCAGTCTGGCCAGACTTGCCAGACCATCACTCAGCGCTACGGGATTACTCAGGCAAACTTTGTGAGGTGGAATCCGGCTGTTAGGAACGACTGCACTGGCATGTGGGCCAATGCCTATGTCTGTGTTGCTGTTTTGTAG